gagatgtagtggccaggtttcttgaacttgtggcatgttctcttcttgtagtcatgagcagaagcttcatcattccttgagcttgatcttgaggactttctgaagcctttcttcttggtgaatttttggaacttcttcacaagcatagcaagctcctttccaatgtcttcaggatcatcagaactgctgccaaattcttcttcagatgaggagacaacttttgccttcaaggcacgagttcacccatagttgggaccgtagatatctcttttcttagaaagctgaaactcatgtgtgttgaacctctcaagtatgtcagacggatcgagtgtcttgaagtcaggacgttcttgaatcatcagggctagagtgtcaaacgagctatcaagtgatctcaggagtgtcttgacgacttcatgcttggtgatcgccgagggcttgaagctcatttgtgatgttagtgagtcgatcaaacgtgagttggacattctcattgtcatttctcttgaagcggtcgaagaggttgcgaaggacactgattctctgatctctctgggttgagacgcctttgttgaccttggagagccagtcccagactagtttagatgtttccaaagcactcacgcggccatactgttctTTGGTCAGATgatcacagatgatgttcttggcagtggagtccaattgaacgaacttcttgacatcaacaacggtgacaccttcaccagccttgggaatgccattcttgacgacataccataagtCGACattaatggcttcaagatgcatgcgcatcttattcttccagtagggatattcaattccatcgaagacggggcacacaacggagactttaattatccctgcagtcgacatagctaaaactccaggtggttaaaccgaatcacacagaacaaaggagtaccttgctctgataccaattgaaagtgctagtggtcgactaaaggggggtgaataggcgatttttatgaaagtctttaaAGCATGGAAGTttagaagacaaacgatagaaataaacctattaccatgcagcggaaggtagactacactaggcaaaccatagtcaagtattcaatggagtgaaagcacaatgactaatagcagctaggcagtaaagatcaggtaggaagatattgtgaagccaatcagaacaagcagtcactcagtgaagacaaaagataaagcaatcatacagtgacttcacaaggaccaacagtaagtaaagggaagggaaggatgaaaccagtgactcgttgaagacaatgatttgttggaccagttccagttgctgtgacaactgtacgtctggttagggaggctgagattcaactcagaagacctcatcttcaccttattccccttgagctaaggacacccagtcctcgcccaatcactctggtaagtcttcaaggtagacttccaaaccttcacagacttcgttcaccggcgatccacaatgactcttggatgcttagaacgcgacggtaaccggctggaggattcacagtcctcaagtgtaataagtctttagatcatacagacaggaagacttaagtgatgcctaacactctttggctctgagtgtttagggctttatcctcgcaaggaattctctctcaaaggcttcgaggtgggttgctctcaaacgacaaaagccgtgtactaactctgagcagccaaccgtttatggttgtagggggtgggctatttatagccactaggcaacccgacctgatttgtccgaaatgacccttggtcactaaggaactaacacgtgttccaacggtcagatttcaaacacacacgacaactttacttgagctacaagcaaagctgacttatccaactctggacaagatttgctctcatagtcttcactcgaagacataggattttggttaagcatcacttcagtcattctgactgtttctcttggaccccacttaacagtacggtggttcctatgactcaataagaaaaaacacagaacgacaaaactgctaagtcttctcgctccatagtcttcacgcgatgtcttctcttgtcatagtcttcaatgtgaatgtcttcacataccacctttgacttcagtgtcttcatacatttttaggggtcatctctggtaggaaaaccgaatcaatgagggatttctacctgtgttatcctgcaattctcacaaacacattagtccctcaactaggtttgtcgtcaatactccaaaaccaactaggggtggcactagatgcacttacattattGCAGTATTTTCTACAGCTGAGGTCTTGTTACAGATTTTTTTTGCAACAGAGCTCTTGTTGCATAATTTTTTCGCAACAAAGTTCTTGTTGCTGAATCATTTTTATGAGTTTTTTCGCAATAGAGGTCTCGTTGTATATATTTTTCGCAACAAAGGTCTTATTGCAGAATCATTTTTACGAGTTTTTCTGCAACAGAGGGCTTGTGGTAGAATTTTTTCGCAACAAAGGTGTTGTGCGAGAATCATTTTTACGAGTTTCTATGGAACAAAGATCTCGTTGTAGATTTTGTTTACAACAAAGGTCTTGTTACAGAATCATTTTTATGAGTTCTTTAATACTGCAATAGGGCCCTTTTGCAGAAAAGCCTTGTTGCAGTAACAACCCCTTTGTTGCAAAAACAAATATCTTCTATCTTCTCCTTACGCCATGGCTATAGCTTGGGTTATGGATAATCTAGAAAGCAGATTGACACCGCCATTCACCATTGCTGGAGCTTGGCCCATGGATGATTTAGGAAACAGATCAACACCACTATTCGTTCTGGTTGGAGCTTGGGTTGTGGATGATTTGGGAAGTAGATTGACACCCCCGTCCGTCATGGCTGGAGCTTGGCTCGTGGATGGTTTTAGAAGCAGATTGAATGGAGGAAGTGTTAGAGCATCATGGGGAGAGAGACGAGATCGAGGGGATCGAAAGCGGGGAAACAAGGGAGTAGGTGCTAGATTCGTCGAGCGGATCGAACGATTGTTTTCTGTTTCTGCAACATCGTTGCCTCGCACATGTGGTCATCGTTGCCTGTTATCGCTAGAGGCAAGCGGTAAGTGGTCCCAAGCTGCACGCGCAACCACGATCTAGTGGACCAGTGGATCGCAATCTGACGGCCGCGCGAGCGGCGGATGCGGCGAGAAGATCAATTGGCTTTTTTTTGAGACAACAGAAGATCAGTTGGTTGATTGGAAGGTTTTTCCAATAAAAATGGTTCAGGAAGGTTTAGACTTTTCAAAACCTTTGGGTGTATCGTAAATGGCCAGGACTTGGTCTTACCAGAAACCCTAGACACCACGGAACTTGGCCAGGCCCATGCGCTCATCCCGGCCCAAACCACAGCCAGGGTTTTGCCTGAAGCCGCCAGAAGTTCTCAAGTGGAAGCACGAAGAAGAAAGCACCACAAACCCTCGCCCCCGCGGCGCGTCCTCCCTCCAGAAACCTACCGCCGCCTCATTCTCCCCCCACcacagcacccctcccagtcctcgTCCGATCCGCCCTTCCGGAGGTTTCTGGGAGAAGCGGCGCCAGCGCTCCGGCGGCCATGGCGCTCGCCTTCGACGAGTACGGGCGGCCCTTCATCATCCTCCGGGAGCAGGAGAAGAAGTCGCGGCTGCAGGGGCTCGACGCGCAGAAGGCCAACATCGCCGCCGGCAAGTCCGTAGCGCGCATCCTCCGCACCTCCCTCGGGCCCAAGGGCATGGACAAGATGCTCCAGTCCCCCGACGGCGACGTCACCATCAGTAATACCCGCTCCCTCTCGCTTTCTCCTGGTTTTAGGTTTTAGGTCTGGTCTTTCCGGTTAGCCTGGTACGAGATCCGGAAGTTTTCGCCTGCCATTGGATCTTCGACGTTGGTGGCAATGGCTGTGCGTTGAGGATCAGGGTTTCTCTTAGGTGTCACAGCGAGTCTTATGATGGCGAGATCTAGCTTTGTGGGATGCCCCTTACTTTCGTGCTGTTATGTTGTTGCTTGGGGAAGGAGATGGTACGATTTGTAGGGCTAGTTTGTTGGTTTCGTTATGTCTCTGCTCGGATTGGAATACTGTGTATCGGGGAAATGCTAGGTTGCCATTTCTGTAGCTATCTCTATCTAGTGGGTACGAGCGTGCTCTTACTTTTACTCCTGCAAATGTTATGCTGAAGTGAGGCGAGGTGCCCCATCCTATGTGGATCTGGAGATCCGGTTGTGTTTTTAGCACTTCATTTATTGTGCTCACGTACTGAATTGATTTGTCTCATGTTTTGTTTACTGACCTTCTTTCCAATGGATTTTCAGCAAACGATGGGGCGACGATCCTGGAGCTAATGGATGTTGACAACCAGATTGCGAAGCTCATGGTGGAGTTGTCCCGCAGTCAAGACTATGACATTGGAGATGGTACCACCGGGGTTGTGGTCCTGGCTGGGTCGCTCCTGGAGCAGGCTGAGAAGCTGCTGGAACGTGGTATTCACCCAATAAGGATCGCCGAAGGTTATGAGATGGCGTCGAGGATAGCTGTTGATCACCTTGAAAGCATCTCCACGAAATATGAGTTCAGTGCTACAGACATAGAGCCTTTGGTGCAGACCTGCATGACAACTTTGTCCTCAAAGATGTGAGTAATAACATATTGTGCTTAATCAGTCAGCTGCTTTAGAACCGAGTTATAAGATATTACCTCTGTCCCAAATTAGTTATCTTAGATTTGTGTGCATATGGATGTACctaacactaaaacgtgtctagatacacctgtatctagacaaatctaagataacTAATTCAGGACGGAGTGAGTATTATTTTGGCTTGAATCAGGCTTCACATTTTTCTACAACATGAAGGCTGTCAGGGGGAACATATTGACAGTTTAGTTCCCTTTGTTTTGTGAGAACCCAATTTATGGACAGTATACTTGCCTACAGTTTGGGAGAATTTCTGGTGTCATTTTAATTGCAGATGTTACTGTCTTGTACCGTTGTCTCTTGAGCTCATTTTGTACAATAATATCAATTCCGCAGTTCTACTTCTAAAATGGACATTACATGAAAGAAATATTCTGGTATAGCAGAAAAACTATTTGTTACAGCCTTATAAGTTGGAAGTATCCCTTCCGTTTTAGTATAACTGTCCTTGACCTCAAGTGAAATCTGTTTCAAATAACTCTAGCCTTGCTTTATTGCCTTACTAGATGTACTCATTTTTTGCTAACTCTTTCTTAGTGTTAGCGTTGGTCTGTGTGCATGGTGGGCTGATGATATAGTGGCAATGTGTAATGGATGGAGTATTTCTGCATGGGTACATTTTACATAGGTTATTTCAAACCTTTCTGATCTGTCCAATTATTCTGATTCTACAGTGTTAGCCGTTGTAAGAGGGCTCTAGCTGAGATTGCTGTCAAAGCAGTCCTTGCGGTCgctgatttggaaaggaaggatgtAAATTTGGACTTGATTAAGGTGGAAGGTAAGGTTGGTGGGAAGCTCGAGGATACTGAGCTAGTACAAGGAATCATTGTTGACAAAGATATGAGCCACCCCCAAATGCCAAAGAGAATTGAGGATGCTCACATTGCCATTCTGACCTGCCCATTTGAGCCCCCGAAGCCTAAGACAAAGCATAAGGTTGACATTGACACTGTAGAGAAATTCCAGACACTGCGTGGGCAAGAGCAGAAATACTTCGATGACATGGTTCAGAAATGCAAGGTAAAAGCCTATAAAGGACAAACTGTTTATATATTGTGGAGTAGCTTGTTTTTGTATTCTTGGTTTGTGATGTGTGCTCTTTTACAATAACTAGATGGTACCTCGCGTGTTGCGGGAATTGGTTGCAATATATTAATTTTAATGAGATTGGATTGTGTGGAATATAAATATTTTGATTGATAAGACGTGAACCAAAGTTAAAAATACGTAAGACTTATTGTATTTGATTATGTATAGTTGTAAATATTTATGAATACAAGTAGAATAATAGAATGAAAAATAATTCCATGCAcagttgcatgttgaggtgggcctTATCCCGTCTATAATTGTATGGTggtgtggcatgcttgcatgttgagataaataagttagtGGGGATGGCTCTTTTAGATATATATAGGATACATTATTGTTAATACCCTTAGGCTGCAAAAAACACTTTCTACCTCCCCTTATTAACATTTATGTTACTAATGTTATGCTGTACGAAGTGTATGCACATCAATCTGTTTTTTATGTTCAGTGTATGATTTGCTCAAAACATAATCACGTAACTATGTGCATTTTATAGGATGTTGGTGCAACCCTAGTTATTTGTCAATGGGGGTTTGATGATGAAGCCAATCACTTACTAATGCAAAGGGAGCTGCCGGCTGTCAGATGGGTTGGTGGTGTTGAATTAGAATTAATTGCCATTGCGACAGGTAACCTACCTCTCTTCATGTGTTTCTAAATTATATTTTATGGCAGTACGTAACATTTAAGAACTGAGTGCAGGAGGGAGGATTGTTCCAAGGTTCCAAGAGTTGACTACCGAAAAGCTTGGGAAGGTATAACCTGATCTGTCTATATCTTTCTTCAAACAAGTAATATGCATGCTATCTTGTGAGGGTTCAACTGAGAGTGAATGTAACCGTCTGTGGGTTTCTGAGGGCGACCATTCACCACTACTTGATATGCTGAATGTTTATTTCCAACCCTAAATTCAACCATCATGCTATCTTGGTAGCCGAGTTAGTGGTTTAGTCAGTTTCTTGAAAACACCATGTGAATGCCTTGCACTTCTGAACAGCAGTTACATTAGAGAATGCAGAGGATGTATTGTTTGAACTTTGAATTGCATATGCTTGGTAGCCATCTTAATTTGCTTTGTAAAGCATAAGATTTATGTTTGTTTGCTTGTCCTGCTTAAATAGGCTGGATTAGTCAGAGAGAAGTCATTTGGAACAACAAAAGATCGGATGCTATACATCGAGAAGTGTGCCAATTCCAAAGCTGTAACTATTTTCATCCGTGGTGGTATGTTCTGATGTatatgttttttcttttcttcataTTGACACATGTATGCTCAGTGATTTGTTGGGCCATGGAAGCATTATCCCACCAACCACGAATCTGTTCGAGACACACTTTACAGTTAATACTGGATAGCCTGGATATTGTTATATCAATTGGCAGTATTCGTACTTTGAATTTTCAAAGCAATGGTTTTAGAAGAAAATTTTAATGCATGTCAACTCCATATTAGATCGTACCAACTGTTAATTGTAATACATGAGAAATAATTCTTGTTTTCACTACAACTGAAGAAATGCTAACATGTTTTTAATCGTGATTATATTTTATCGTACTTGCCATACCTCAAGACGGCTTATAAAATGACACCAGTTAACTACAAAATTTCTAATTTATGCCATGAACTATCCAAAGTCGTCCAATAGACCCTCAAATGTTGATCTGGGTGATTTGGGAGTCTGTTGGTAACTAATCCACATCATTGAGCTATATATTCAATACCTCACTGGTATTGAATATAACTCCTTGCCTGTTTGGATCTCACTGGTTATGTAGTTCCGGGGCTTTTAGTAAGgacatgtttggtttgtgcccaaagtTGCCCTGTCAAAAAAGTTGGCTAGCCAAAAATTTTGTTGAGGTTTTGCTTGCCAACAAATTGGAtagaaaatgaactagagttggtaaATGAACATTTGCATGCCAAACAGTTGGTATCCATCCAAACAAAAAGCCAATGCTTTTGTGATGACCGACAAATTGGGAAGGTACACTTTGGTCACAATCTGAACATAACCTAGGCACCTCTGTTGTTCATGATAATGTCCATATTTCTTATTGAATCGTTATACAGTCATATCATAACATTAAAGTCATCTGTACTATTTAGCTGTGTGCTGTTACTTTTTTAGGATTATAAGATTGAAGTCCTCAAAATATTTGAGAAACACCAAGCCTAACTGCTGTCTTCCAGTCTTAGTTAGTATACATTTCAGTCATATTTAGGCTAATAATGTATATGGGTATCTTCTGATTGGTATTCTGGTATTGCACAGGCAACAAAATGATGATTGAGGAGACCAAGCGAAGTATTCATGATGCTCTATGTGTTGCAAGGAATCTGATCATCAACAACTCAATTGTGTATGGTGGTGGCTCAGCAGAAATATCTTGCTCAATTGCTGTTGATGCTGCAGCAGATCGGCATCCTGGAGTTGAGCAGGTAATTGTGGTTTTGGAACTGGTACTACAAAAGAAATCCATATATGTTTTCTTCTAATTGTGCTTCTTTGTATTTTCAGTATGCAATCAGGGCATTTGCTGATGCTTTGGATGCCATTCCACTAGCTTTAGCTGAAAACAGTGGTTTGCCGCCTATTGATACTCTCACTGTCGTAAAATCCCAACATGTCAAGGTATTTTGTTTTCTCTGTTGATTTTGACAGTCACTTTAAAATGTCGGTTGTCAGCCTGTTCTTCTCACTTTAAAACATCCTCCTTGTTCTGTTATACTCCTACTAATTAGCCGCCTGTGTTTTTGTTGGGGTTGTGATAGAATTTATTTCAGAAGTTACTTTTGGCTAGTGCCTGTGCTTAGTCCTTATAGTCCTTAGTCCTTCCCCACCTGGCATTGATTGTGCTTGATGCTGTACACGTTGTACCATCATGTAAGTCATATTATGTAGTGTACGATGTGAGGGTTCCAGAAACCAGCACTAGGCATGCCACTGCCAGTCACCAGTGTTTTTGAGCTCAtatctactactccctctgtaaactaatactccctccttaccggtttataaggctcatatCTGAAATCCCACCAACCAAGATAAATGTCTATTGGCTAAAATGAATTGAGCTTATGTGAAAAGTGCCCAATTAGCATACTGGTATTAAATCTCAGCATGTTCAATTGCCAATGTAATTAACTACAGCGCCCCAAGCCCTCATGCGTCCCACTCTCTCTCTCATCCCGATGGCACATGCACTGGTCATTTTTTTTATCTCGTTTTAATGTCCAGATTGCTGCATGCATGCAGCTGAGGGAAGAAAGGAGCAACGACTTGGCTCTGTGATTATTTTTCTTTTGAAAATGGTACCAGCGAATTAAATGCAACGCAGAAATCGAAAAGACCTTAGCGCTTTAACCAAGCTACTCTCAAAACAAGCCTTATAAAACGGAAATCTGAAGATTTTAAGTTGAGCCTTATAAACAGGTAAGGAGGGAgtagtgatctaaaagatcttataCGTATTAGTTTACAGGGGGAGTAATTGTTATGGCATTCCTTCTGAATTGAGGGTAACATTTCATTTCTGAACATATTTCTAGGAGAACAATTCCCGCTGTGGCATTGATTGCAATGATGTTGGTACCAACGACATGAAAGAACAGAATGTTTTCGAGACTCTGATCGGCAAGCAGCAACAGATCTTGCTGGCAACACAGGTGGTCAAGATGATCCTCAAGATTGATGATGTCATAACGCCTTCTGAGTATTGATGACGCCTTCAAGAACGGAAATCGACTGTGCTAAGTGGCATGCGCTCCATTAGTCAGCATATTTTATATGGGTTGATTTTGATTTGCTCCTAGAATTCTTACATGGAGTGGTCACTTGTTTTGTTTGATGAGCTATCTAGTTTTGTGACGTGCGTTCACACTTTGTAGAGCTTGAGACAGTAGCACAAGTCATGTCGATACCAGTCCATTCGTTGTGTTGTTCAGATGCTTAATGTATGGTTTTGGACCACTAATTTGTCTGCTTTATCGTaattgttttatttttttgtttgcttTGTCTAAAGTATCTCAGGTAAAGTTGGTGTGAGTCAGACTTACTATATGTATCGAGTTGCTTGTTTTTGTACCGATCAGTGCCAGGAACGGTGCACATGTCTTCAATTTACTTACCTCTGAAAACTAAATTATACGTGACATAAACTGAAAAGCTACTTGTCTTACGGAGTCTGTTGGTGACTTTAGATGTTAGTAACGCTAGTGAACAAAACATCTGTGTTTACAATTAACTTCATGAGTAAAATGCGCCTTTTATGCTCCTTGGAAGAACCGGAATTAGCCATTTGCGATCAGTTCCGAACAAATCCTATGCCAGTTGAGATGAAACACGCCTCTGAAACTCGGTAGATTTTGCTGCCTATTCCCTCTCTCGAGTAAGTGGCCTCTATTTGTTGCCGCTCCCCGTCCATACACCTGCAAAACGGAGGGGAGATTCTTGAAAGATTTCGGCTTGTAGGTTTTTGTGCCCGGGATTCTGAAGCTAGCAAATTTGTCTTCAGTAGAATCACGGCAGTGCCTGTGACTTCTGGAAATGGGACATCTCTACAGAGATTTTTCGGGTCGCAAATGGAGTTGATCCTACACCTGTTCATGAAATAATTAAGGAGATAGCAGGGGGCAGTCACACATTTGCAGGAGGTAAGCAGCAGTGCATGCTAGATAATGTTGCAGGTGACTAGAGGCATGGAATGACGGTTGGAGAACGCAACAGCTTTATTGAAAGAGAAGTACTCTAACTGGATGTTGAACGCACTTGCCAGATAGTGCAAAGGCTAGACGATGCTGTTAGGTTGCTTGTGTGTATTCTAGTCGTTCAGCTAGTTAGGCTTATCAAATGAGGTAGTTGGCTATGGACACACTTTGCTATGTGTGTGTTAGTTGGGAAATAAAACTCAGTGTACCGTTATTATGTTCATTGGGGTCACAATGTGTGAAGATGAATTGAGCACTTTTGCGGAAGATGATCATTATGCGTGTTTCCTAGAGATTACTTGTTGTGCATGTGCTCTTCAACAATACAGACAACAACATTGCTCTTAAGTGACTATAACAAAAAGATCATCACAACAAGTTAATTACATGATGTAACAAAAGCAGCATCACCACATTGCATCCAAGAAAGCTAACAATTGTCCAAACCAAATATTGCTCTAGTTTGAGATGCTTGAGCACTAGAAGTTCTTCATTTGCATCTGCCTCTGCCTCTTCTACCATCCCTTTTGCCATTGCAACCACAAATATTGAGTCGCTTCTCCCATCTTCGCGGCATGCAAGCACCAGCGATGGACTGTGCATGAGGACATGAGGGACAATGCTTGGCCGAGCAAGATAAACCCTTCCGTGGAGATCACTTTGGGCCACATTATCGAGTTTGTGGTCCTTTGGGTCCGCTTAGAGCACTTCCATCTCCATATGAGTACTCCGCGATGTCCGCGTATGAGGCACAATTCATGGGCTCAACGTTGACCACCATGGACAAGACTGTTTGTAAGGTTTGCCCCCCACCCCTGGTCAAGTTCTTCGCCTGGCTAGCATTGCAAAATAGGCATTGGACAGCGGACCGATTGCAAAGGCAGGGATGGCCTAATTGTGGGCTATGCATGCTATGCAAGAGCCAACGAGACAGCCCCACCTTTTCTAGAAATGTCGTTTCACGTTGCGAGTGTGGAGGATAGTGAAGGATTGACTCGGTTTGGCGAACCTACCGATGGATCAATGGTCGAATGGATATTGTCAAGAAATGGTGGACCAACATGTCAAGGCCCAACACAGCTCTTCGTAAGGCCATGGCCATCCTCACCATGCTTGTCACTTGGGTGTTGGGTCATTTGAAACGAGAGGAATGCCAGAGTGTTGCGAAAGAAATCGACACCACCATTCTACATTCTAAAGCTCATTAAGGATGATGCCAAACTTTAGGTCACCGTGGGGGCTAGGCACTTGGGCGCTATTATGCATGCCACCAGAGTAATCTGATGATGTAATTTTTGTTGATGAGCTAGTTGGGCCgcccattgatgacccacaagtataggggatcgatcgtagtcctttcgataagtaagagtgccgaacccaatgaggagcagaaggaatcaataagcggttttcagcaaggtattctctgcaagtgatGTAAAGTAGTTGTGACAGATAATTTGATACCAAGATAATTTGTagcaagtaacaagtaacaaaagtagaaAGGTGCTCGAGGAAACATGGTAATTCTGTCTAGTCATTTTAATCACGATTCATTGACTCACATTCATTGCTTTGATAAATTGTTATGTGGGTGGACTGATGCTAAGGTGTTATTCTTACTTGAATAAACAATCTACTTATGATTAGCCCCTCTCGCAAGAATTCGCaattacgaaagaagaattaagataaatctaaccataacatgaaatatacggatccaaatcagccccttacagaatagcgcataaactagggtttaaccatctgtcactctcgcaaaccatcatctacttattaattctacaataccttcccctaggcccaagcaTGGTAATGTGTCATTTAGTCGACGTTCACACGATACCACTAGAGGAAAAATAACATAAGACATTATCAAAACATTGAACAAaaaccaacttcacatgattactcataacgagacttctcccatgtccttgagAACAAACAGAACtactcaaatcatattcatgttcatgatcagaggagaatAATATATTACTaacaatctgaacatatgatcttccaccaaataaaccaactagcatcaactacaagatgtaatcaacactactagcaacccacatgtaccaatctgagatttgagacaaatattgaatacaagaggtgaactagggtttggagatgagattgtgttggtgaagatgttgatggagatgagtcctcccatgatgagagcaaCATTGGTGATGAGGATGGCTTCTATTTCCCCTCCCgcagggaagtatccccggtagaatcgctccaccggagaacaaaagtgttcctgcccaagttccacctcgagatggtGGCGCTTCCTCCCGAAAGTTGTCTCTTTATTTTTTTTAGGGAAAATGGCTTCATATAGAAGATGGGCCACAGAGGCTTGATGTGGGCCCCACAAGTTCTAATGATGCGCCCTAgggggcgctgatacgtctccaacgtatctataatttatgaagtattcatgccatgtttgcaacaattttatatggttttggtatgattttattagaactaaaccggactgatgttgttttcagcagaactaccgtgatgttgttttttgtgcagaaataaaagttctcggaatgggttgaaaatttacgatgattttttatggaccaaaagagatccCCGAAGcaccggagttggaccaggaggtgaccgaggaggccacaagcctgg
This portion of the Triticum dicoccoides isolate Atlit2015 ecotype Zavitan chromosome 7A, WEW_v2.0, whole genome shotgun sequence genome encodes:
- the LOC119331340 gene encoding T-complex protein 1 subunit epsilon — translated: MALAFDEYGRPFIILREQEKKSRLQGLDAQKANIAAGKSVARILRTSLGPKGMDKMLQSPDGDVTITNDGATILELMDVDNQIAKLMVELSRSQDYDIGDGTTGVVVLAGSLLEQAEKLLERGIHPIRIAEGYEMASRIAVDHLESISTKYEFSATDIEPLVQTCMTTLSSKIVSRCKRALAEIAVKAVLAVADLERKDVNLDLIKVEGKVGGKLEDTELVQGIIVDKDMSHPQMPKRIEDAHIAILTCPFEPPKPKTKHKVDIDTVEKFQTLRGQEQKYFDDMVQKCKDVGATLVICQWGFDDEANHLLMQRELPAVRWVGGVELELIAIATGGRIVPRFQELTTEKLGKAGLVREKSFGTTKDRMLYIEKCANSKAVTIFIRGGNKMMIEETKRSIHDALCVARNLIINNSIVYGGGSAEISCSIAVDAAADRHPGVEQYAIRAFADALDAIPLALAENSGLPPIDTLTVVKSQHVKENNSRCGIDCNDVGTNDMKEQNVFETLIGKQQQILLATQVVKMILKIDDVITPSEY